Proteins encoded together in one Micromonospora kangleipakensis window:
- a CDS encoding aminoglycoside phosphotransferase family protein translates to MLSDLLQQTVVVEDVSRSASPFASLCPAEVVTARLRGDRSHLLFLKSLGDEDADHPDKQRRDRELLVYADLFAGRVLPVPRWLGGGWNPAIRRHDLYLEHVDDWDLRYQDLEYWYLAAGHLGELHRAFAEARDDLLAGDYLLRLDTQYFNAWAQRALEAVRWQSTRLGRRHERVVEAFRPGAELLAVQPPTLVHNDLSPKNVLVDRSAQPVRTCFVDWEMAGIGCGLLDLVHLKYGLEPAEEAKLCARYHDAAGGGDVLPRQEKELMAVMAACQIHETNVRLWRSPRWSLPERRLEAWIDEAETALERMR, encoded by the coding sequence GTGCTGAGCGACCTGCTGCAGCAGACCGTGGTGGTCGAAGACGTCTCCCGTTCGGCCAGCCCGTTCGCCTCCCTGTGTCCCGCCGAAGTCGTCACGGCGCGGCTGCGCGGCGACCGGAGCCACCTGCTGTTCCTCAAGAGTCTCGGTGACGAGGACGCGGATCACCCCGACAAGCAGCGCCGAGACCGCGAACTACTCGTTTACGCCGACCTGTTCGCCGGTCGCGTCCTACCCGTCCCACGCTGGTTGGGGGGCGGCTGGAACCCCGCGATCCGGCGCCACGACCTCTACCTCGAACACGTCGACGATTGGGACCTGCGCTACCAGGACCTCGAATACTGGTATCTCGCCGCCGGCCATCTCGGCGAGCTCCACCGCGCCTTCGCCGAGGCACGCGACGATCTCCTCGCCGGTGACTACCTGCTTCGCCTCGACACGCAGTACTTCAACGCCTGGGCGCAGCGGGCGCTGGAGGCGGTCCGATGGCAGTCGACCCGACTCGGGCGGCGGCATGAACGGGTAGTCGAAGCGTTCCGGCCCGGCGCGGAGCTGCTTGCGGTCCAGCCACCGACGCTGGTGCATAACGACCTGTCTCCCAAGAACGTCCTGGTGGACCGGTCGGCACAGCCGGTACGCACCTGCTTCGTCGACTGGGAAATGGCCGGGATCGGATGTGGACTGCTCGATCTGGTGCATCTCAAGTACGGACTTGAACCGGCCGAGGAAGCCAAGCTGTGCGCCAGGTACCACGACGCGGCAGGCGGCGGCGATGTCCTGCCCCGCCAGGAAAAGGAGCTGATGGCCGTGATGGCCGCCTGCCAAATACACGAGACGAACGTCCGCCTGTGGCGTAGTCCGCGCTGGTCGTTGCCCGAGCGCCGTCTCGAGGCGTGGATCGACGAAGCCGAAACAGCGCTCGAGCGGATGCGATGA
- a CDS encoding aminoglycoside phosphotransferase family protein: MTVHRPLCEVRDARPPSHARFGGLLRRALRRDDLDVSDCRELSADVYHLTLTTSQPASVVMKRLDPATAHRDCLLALRWLPAVGLADAGPPLLGSACDQDGNTAWSVYEWLDGRFWNPVAPEPDDIDRLVDVVASMHVRFASHPVLAEVRHHGAYFGRDAYAGRLNDAMLALAAARGDPDIRAHLAGALLMDLETAVRCAQETAPALLIRLNEVGGPDTLVHGDLWPKNVVAGAGWLRLIDWDRLGVGPAIYDLSTLLLRLPPTARRRVLDRYLAHIAAAGWPVPTVAEVTYLSTALERARLATLVSWRMLDLLHAPAGPAAAWAAEELRSILTWWHQVDPELDEEKAGVH; the protein is encoded by the coding sequence GTGACGGTCCACCGCCCGCTGTGTGAGGTGCGGGACGCGCGTCCGCCGAGCCACGCCCGCTTCGGCGGCCTCCTCCGCCGAGCGCTGCGCCGGGACGATCTCGACGTGTCCGACTGTCGTGAGCTGTCGGCGGACGTCTACCACCTGACGCTGACGACCAGCCAGCCAGCGTCGGTGGTGATGAAGCGCCTTGATCCGGCCACCGCGCACCGCGACTGCCTCCTCGCGCTGCGGTGGCTGCCCGCTGTCGGTCTGGCCGATGCCGGCCCGCCCCTGCTGGGAAGTGCCTGCGACCAGGACGGCAACACCGCCTGGAGCGTGTACGAGTGGCTCGACGGCCGGTTCTGGAACCCGGTGGCGCCCGAACCCGACGACATCGACCGGCTGGTTGATGTCGTGGCATCAATGCACGTCCGATTCGCCAGTCACCCTGTGCTGGCCGAGGTCCGTCACCACGGCGCGTATTTCGGACGCGACGCCTACGCCGGTCGGCTCAACGACGCGATGCTGGCACTCGCCGCCGCCAGGGGCGACCCCGACATCCGGGCGCATCTCGCGGGCGCGCTCCTCATGGATCTCGAGACAGCCGTCCGGTGCGCCCAGGAAACGGCGCCAGCATTGTTGATACGCCTGAACGAGGTCGGTGGTCCGGACACTCTTGTCCACGGCGACCTCTGGCCGAAGAACGTGGTGGCCGGCGCGGGCTGGCTGCGGTTGATCGACTGGGATCGGCTCGGCGTCGGGCCCGCGATCTACGACCTGTCGACGCTGCTCCTCCGCCTGCCACCGACCGCCCGCCGGCGAGTCCTCGACCGGTACTTGGCGCACATCGCCGCCGCTGGCTGGCCCGTGCCGACCGTAGCAGAGGTCACGTACCTGTCGACCGCGCTTGAGCGGGCCCGGCTCGCGACGCTCGTCAGCTGGCGAATGCTCGACCTCCTGCACGCGCCTGCCGGGCCGGCCGCGGCGTGGGCCGCCGAGGAGTTGCGGTCCATCCTGACCTGGTGGCACCAGGTAGATCCCGAACTTGACGAAGAAAAGGCAGGAGTCCATTGA